A stretch of Treponema vincentii F0403 DNA encodes these proteins:
- a CDS encoding AAA family ATPase gives MTSATKNKKEIVDFLWDWADNSDWAKLLVHKVVSTESSLLKSDREEIFKYFLHKIGLIKELPPLTITKPSYSPASKKIELSELSEVTGVNKLAKKQTITFAPNLTVIYGENGTGKTGYGRILKALGFSYDQNNTILSNIFKGTEPQSAKIVFEANGSPETFVWTGKNRNEDLASISVFNNNCVQISLDGSRQLIVSPIGFHLFDLVSSELSALGALFQDKKNEYPVQVSWLENLNLNTPQQVFISNLSKDSDDQKLTELSTFGKEQAKELQVKELDLSNLNKILLQNEIRALNYQCSELNTITERVEQAKKVLNADVWNQLKQINQSIAELEKNTQKGISAIALSKGIEFYETNEFKTFLSSAEAYIKKMAKPNYPQNEDVCIYCRQPLEVDAKELLESYRKLLNDKTEENLAKLIKSKHDLINSVNDIDTSLKLSYPSFGSDDKDNPIQPEELTAYNRELEILKKKIINDEISDDLVFNLKCDDFKTFISNKAIQLQDSLSKKNELLTNIETKEKELKKVIAELKDRKYLSEKIDEIRDIIVNHKILAILNKHSNSFSTSSISRKTSQAREELISQDFNNIFQKELMSLRKSEMPIELSFGTDKGKTKINHKISNHQLLEILSEGEQKSIALAEFLTELQLDTINAPVIFDDPVNSLDHKIIDSFAKRVIRLSEQRQVVVFTHSVLLFNSLLYSSNQPSFKYLSYKFYNSQKEYDFVGVITEAEEEKNKVKQNISKINTLINSKPKGRSEAEVVKEGFGELRSAIELCIEHEIFNGTIQRYQKHVSLGKFIQVNAEGLSKHKETLNDMYERCCGFINAHSNPELVHNDPTIDDLRADFEEFKKIRSEFIKS, from the coding sequence ATGACATCAGCAACAAAAAACAAAAAAGAAATTGTTGATTTCCTTTGGGACTGGGCAGACAATTCTGATTGGGCTAAGTTATTGGTACATAAAGTCGTCAGCACTGAAAGCAGTTTACTTAAATCTGATAGAGAAGAAATATTTAAATATTTCTTGCATAAAATTGGATTGATAAAAGAGCTGCCTCCTCTAACAATCACAAAACCAAGTTATTCACCTGCTTCAAAAAAAATTGAGCTATCTGAACTTTCAGAAGTCACTGGTGTTAATAAACTGGCAAAGAAACAGACAATAACATTTGCACCAAACCTTACTGTCATTTATGGTGAAAATGGAACAGGTAAAACCGGATATGGAAGAATCCTAAAAGCTCTTGGATTTAGTTATGATCAAAATAACACCATCTTATCAAATATTTTCAAAGGAACAGAGCCTCAATCTGCTAAAATTGTTTTTGAAGCGAATGGTAGCCCCGAAACATTTGTTTGGACAGGAAAAAACAGAAATGAAGATCTAGCAAGCATCTCGGTTTTTAACAATAACTGTGTTCAAATCAGTCTCGATGGCAGTCGTCAACTGATTGTGTCACCTATAGGTTTTCATTTATTTGATCTCGTTTCTTCAGAGCTAAGTGCTTTAGGCGCTCTATTTCAAGATAAAAAAAATGAATATCCAGTTCAAGTTTCGTGGTTAGAAAATCTAAATTTAAATACCCCGCAACAGGTATTCATCAGTAATCTATCAAAAGACTCCGATGACCAAAAACTAACTGAGCTTTCGACCTTTGGTAAAGAACAAGCAAAAGAACTTCAGGTAAAAGAATTGGATTTATCAAATCTAAATAAAATATTACTGCAAAATGAGATTCGAGCATTAAACTATCAATGCTCAGAGCTGAACACAATTACTGAAAGAGTAGAACAAGCAAAAAAGGTCTTGAATGCTGATGTATGGAACCAACTAAAGCAGATTAATCAATCCATTGCTGAATTAGAAAAAAATACTCAAAAAGGCATTAGTGCGATTGCCTTATCAAAAGGCATTGAGTTCTATGAAACAAACGAGTTTAAAACCTTTTTAAGTTCAGCAGAAGCTTATATCAAAAAAATGGCTAAGCCCAATTATCCGCAAAATGAAGATGTGTGTATTTATTGCAGACAACCTCTTGAAGTTGATGCAAAGGAGTTATTAGAAAGTTATCGTAAACTACTGAATGACAAAACAGAAGAAAATTTAGCTAAACTTATAAAGTCTAAACATGATTTGATTAATTCCGTAAATGATATAGATACATCATTAAAGCTAAGCTATCCAAGCTTCGGAAGTGATGATAAAGATAATCCAATCCAACCAGAAGAATTGACTGCATATAATAGAGAGTTAGAAATTCTAAAGAAAAAAATTATTAATGATGAAATTTCAGATGACTTGGTCTTTAATTTGAAATGTGATGATTTTAAAACATTTATTTCTAATAAAGCAATACAACTTCAAGATTCTTTAAGCAAGAAAAACGAGTTATTAACAAATATCGAAACCAAAGAGAAAGAATTAAAAAAAGTTATAGCTGAATTGAAAGACCGTAAATATCTTTCTGAAAAAATTGATGAAATCAGGGATATAATTGTTAATCACAAAATATTGGCTATTCTAAATAAACACTCCAATTCCTTTTCTACAAGTTCAATCAGTAGGAAAACATCACAGGCTAGGGAAGAGCTGATAAGTCAGGATTTTAATAATATATTTCAAAAAGAATTAATGTCTCTTAGAAAATCAGAAATGCCAATAGAGTTAAGCTTTGGTACTGATAAGGGAAAGACAAAAATTAATCATAAAATCAGTAATCATCAATTATTGGAAATCCTGAGTGAAGGAGAGCAAAAAAGTATTGCATTAGCAGAATTTCTAACCGAATTGCAATTAGATACCATCAATGCCCCTGTAATTTTTGATGACCCTGTTAACAGTCTGGATCATAAGATAATCGATTCATTTGCAAAACGGGTTATACGCTTAAGCGAGCAAAGACAGGTTGTGGTTTTTACTCACAGCGTTTTACTTTTCAATAGTCTTCTTTACTCCAGCAATCAGCCAAGTTTCAAATACTTGAGTTATAAGTTTTACAATTCTCAGAAAGAGTATGATTTTGTGGGTGTAATTACTGAAGCTGAAGAAGAGAAAAATAAGGTAAAGCAGAATATCAGTAAAATTAATACATTAATCAATAGCAAACCCAAAGGCAGATCAGAAGCAGAAGTTGTAAAGGAAGGCTTTGGTGAGCTTAGAAGTGCTATAGAACTTTGTATTGAGCATGAAATCTTTAATGGTACTATCCAGAGATATCAAAAGCATGTTTCACTTGGTAAGTTTATTCAGGTCAATGCTGAAGGCTTATCTAAACATAAAGAGACTCTCAATGATATGTATGAGCGTTGTTGCGGATTCATTAATGCACATAGCAATCCTGAACTCGTTCATAACGATCCAACCATTGACGACCTAAGAGCTGATTTTGAGGAATTTAAAAAAATAAGATCGGAGTTTATTAAGAGCTAA
- a CDS encoding type II toxin-antitoxin system RelE/ParE family toxin: protein MIYDVQITDKAKRDLNEIVKYIKEILVNPDAASSLLDDFFRQKFFLAENPYMFPRCSILKLHKKGYHRFIFKNNYIALYLIDEKKKIVTIMHIFYAKRDYGKLL from the coding sequence ATGATTTATGATGTTCAAATCACTGATAAGGCAAAGAGAGATTTGAATGAAATTGTAAAATATATAAAAGAAATACTTGTAAATCCAGACGCTGCATCAAGTTTATTAGATGATTTTTTTAGACAAAAATTTTTTTTAGCTGAAAATCCATATATGTTTCCTCGATGTTCTATTTTGAAATTACATAAGAAAGGTTATCATCGTTTTATATTTAAGAATAATTATATAGCATTATATTTAATTGATGAAAAGAAAAAGATAGTTACTATAATGCATATTTTTTATGCAAAACGTGATTATGGAAAATTATTATAA
- a CDS encoding type II toxin-antitoxin system Phd/YefM family antitoxin produces MYMPQIVPIRDLKNTSTISNLCHETNEPIFITKNGYGDMVIMSMETYEKNAFFNDLYDNLEEAEMDLQNGRVSGIDEAIEEIKSRYDL; encoded by the coding sequence ATTTATATGCCACAAATAGTACCAATTCGCGACTTAAAAAATACGAGTACGATTTCAAATCTTTGTCATGAAACAAATGAGCCGATTTTTATAACAAAAAATGGCTATGGTGATATGGTTATTATGAGCATGGAAACATATGAAAAAAATGCTTTTTTTAATGATCTTTATGATAATTTAGAAGAAGCAGAAATGGATTTGCAAAACGGCAGGGTTTCCGGTATTGATGAGGCTATAGAGGAGATAAAAAGTCGATATGATTTATGA
- a CDS encoding GNAT family N-acetyltransferase: MIRKATVADVSVILDIYNDGNSVFGWPAQDIKSTFEEQVQNGIVFIMEDNEQPIAFISMQPVLKEGTHIFMSALYVLKERQRSGIGSELLEYAEKEISKAGKSKKIVLKALKPCLWVETFYKKNGYTALDSKTGDTILDIYFPAKPFETVMFKNV, encoded by the coding sequence ATGATTAGAAAAGCAACGGTTGCAGATGTATCGGTAATTCTTGATATTTATAACGATGGAAACAGTGTTTTTGGCTGGCCGGCACAGGATATAAAGTCAACTTTTGAAGAACAGGTTCAAAACGGAATCGTTTTTATAATGGAAGATAATGAGCAGCCAATAGCTTTTATTTCTATGCAGCCTGTTTTGAAAGAAGGAACTCATATATTTATGTCAGCATTATATGTTTTAAAAGAGCGACAACGAAGCGGCATCGGTTCTGAATTATTAGAATATGCCGAAAAAGAAATTTCAAAAGCAGGTAAATCTAAAAAGATTGTTTTGAAGGCACTAAAACCGTGCTTATGGGTAGAAACATTCTATAAAAAAAATGGATACACTGCATTAGATTCAAAAACAGGAGATACAATCTTAGATATATATTTTCCGGCGAAACCTTTTGAAACAGTCATGTTTAAAAATGTTTAG
- a CDS encoding InlB B-repeat-containing protein: MKQKRLVSMIEALVLIISAVILNTGCLQPNSNKGKEGYSTINDGENLKDISKIYKITKSGMNCVISVYPNKEKYSYGETVAIEVKVNEDYEFESTIINGRKYYAPIITYKIIEDVNISSTAIPVKKKYSVNILNPNGGRIQISPVQTEYEEGSKIIIKAIPNNEYMLKKIVNNAEHTSSTIEYSIYNNCEINAKFQSYLDIIDPERKIKCDYDGLYNVIAGSGVTRYVAKFSIVNGTDTPIYINGGHLYLDKYVNEYIVKDYNIELLHGKSFFDTYSSSHSYLNGKIVWKISCKGLNISLTGY; encoded by the coding sequence ATGAAACAGAAAAGATTAGTTTCAATGATTGAAGCATTAGTTTTAATAATTAGTGCAGTGATTTTAAATACTGGTTGTCTGCAACCGAATAGCAATAAGGGCAAAGAAGGATATAGCACTATTAATGATGGAGAGAATTTAAAAGATATTTCTAAAATATACAAAATAACAAAGAGTGGTATGAATTGTGTGATTTCTGTTTATCCTAATAAAGAGAAATATTCATATGGTGAAACTGTAGCTATTGAAGTAAAAGTGAATGAGGATTATGAATTTGAAAGTACCATAATAAATGGTAGAAAATATTATGCTCCCATTATAACATATAAAATTATTGAAGATGTAAATATATCTTCGACTGCTATTCCAGTAAAAAAGAAGTACTCAGTGAATATATTAAATCCTAATGGAGGAAGAATTCAAATTTCACCAGTTCAAACTGAATATGAAGAAGGATCAAAAATTATTATAAAGGCTATTCCTAATAATGAGTATATGTTAAAAAAAATTGTGAATAATGCTGAGCATACTAGTAGTACAATTGAATATTCAATATATAATAATTGTGAAATAAATGCAAAGTTCCAATCTTATTTGGATATAATTGATCCGGAAAGGAAAATCAAATGTGATTATGATGGACTGTATAATGTAATTGCTGGTAGTGGGGTTACTAGATATGTTGCAAAATTTAGTATTGTAAATGGAACTGATACGCCAATATATATTAATGGTGGACACTTATATTTAGACAAATACGTTAATGAGTATATTGTGAAAGATTATAATATTGAATTACTTCATGGGAAGTCGTTTTTTGATACATATAGTTCAAGTCACTCATACTTAAATGGTAAAATTGTTTGGAAAATATCTTGTAAAGGATTAAATATATCATTGACTGGCTATTAA
- a CDS encoding AbrB/MazE/SpoVT family DNA-binding domain-containing protein: MELAKVTSKGQITIPLTIRNLLGLKTGDKVFFEECRGKVYIRNASQITLSNVQDQMQGEAEKAGFQIEEDVITYIKELREAR, encoded by the coding sequence ATGGAACTTGCAAAAGTAACCTCAAAAGGTCAGATTACCATTCCTCTTACGATAAGAAATTTGCTTGGATTAAAAACCGGCGATAAAGTCTTTTTTGAAGAATGTAGAGGAAAAGTTTATATTAGAAACGCTTCTCAAATAACTCTATCAAATGTTCAAGATCAAATGCAAGGAGAAGCAGAAAAAGCAGGATTTCAAATAGAAGAGGATGTTATTACTTATATCAAGGAATTAAGGGAAGCACGTTGA
- a CDS encoding helix-turn-helix domain-containing protein, with the protein MKDAIKMMENNMPAEAIRRAHIKAEQDSMSIRLAKLREEQDIKQSEMSNFTQSSISKIEKRKDIKISTLIDYLDSLGMGLEIITYSKLAVSNNQEKVLLKV; encoded by the coding sequence ATGAAAGATGCAATAAAAATGATGGAAAATAATATGCCCGCAGAAGCCATAAGACGCGCTCATATTAAAGCTGAACAAGATAGTATGTCAATCCGTCTTGCAAAACTCCGTGAAGAACAGGATATAAAGCAGTCTGAAATGTCTAATTTTACACAGTCCTCTATTTCAAAAATTGAAAAAAGAAAAGATATAAAAATTTCTACTTTGATAGATTATCTTGATAGTCTTGGAATGGGATTGGAAATAATTACCTATTCAAAACTTGCTGTTTCGAATAACCAGGAGAAAGTTTTGTTGAAAGTATAA
- a CDS encoding type II toxin-antitoxin system RelE/ParE family toxin, producing MWNIGSSDEYDYWFLSLDDESKEAVLQRVLLLRQYGPNLPHPYADVLHGSKNYKNLKELRNQTRNHLLRVAYYFDSKRNAFLLTGGDKKGKDQNKFYKDLIAESEIIIDKHERELENERCNKNDGK from the coding sequence ATGTGGAATATAGGTTCATCAGATGAATATGATTATTGGTTTCTGTCTTTGGATGATGAAAGTAAAGAAGCTGTATTGCAACGAGTGCTTTTGCTAAGGCAATACGGTCCGAATCTTCCGCATCCTTATGCAGATGTTCTCCATGGTTCAAAGAACTATAAGAACCTAAAAGAGCTACGTAATCAGACACGGAATCATCTTTTGAGAGTTGCTTATTATTTTGATTCTAAAAGAAATGCCTTTCTACTTACTGGTGGAGATAAAAAGGGGAAGGATCAGAATAAATTTTATAAGGATTTAATTGCAGAATCCGAAATAATAATCGATAAACACGAAAGGGAGTTGGAAAATGAAAGATGCAATAAAAATGATGGAAAATAA
- a CDS encoding IS3 family transposase, producing MLCAILPVSESGFYKWKQNRKKVKAWQKLLAQMHEILDEDEENKNYGVRRMQIALEQRGIKRSLSTVRRVMVRGNLV from the coding sequence ATGCTGTGCGCTATTCTTCCGGTCAGCGAAAGTGGTTTTTATAAATGGAAGCAGAATAGGAAAAAGGTGAAAGCATGGCAGAAACTGCTCGCTCAAATGCATGAGATTCTCGATGAGGATGAAGAAAACAAGAACTATGGGGTCAGGCGTATGCAGATAGCACTTGAACAACGGGGTATTAAGCGTTCATTGTCGACGGTAAGACGAGTGATGGTACGAGGAAATCTGGTATGA
- a CDS encoding transposase, producing the protein MKRYDENFKIEALKLSDEIGVKKVCEQLNVNYGTLAGWRKQRVKKNKEGKTTNADIQKEIIRLKKEIAELKSANEILKDAFSFFVQDRKK; encoded by the coding sequence ATGAAACGGTACGATGAGAACTTTAAAATCGAGGCATTGAAGCTGTCGGACGAGATCGGAGTCAAGAAGGTGTGTGAACAGCTTAATGTGAACTACGGAACATTAGCAGGCTGGAGAAAGCAGCGGGTGAAGAAAAACAAAGAAGGAAAAACTACAAATGCTGACATTCAAAAGGAGATCATCAGGCTCAAAAAAGAAATAGCTGAGCTTAAAAGCGCGAATGAGATACTCAAGGATGCGTTCAGTTTTTTCGTGCAAGACCGGAAGAAATAG
- a CDS encoding type II toxin-antitoxin system RelE/ParE family toxin — translation MFEIKIAPQAAADLLEIKDYIENELQNPIAAHNTISKIIETYENLTTFQNVGIPVEKYVSFPTDYKFVLANNYSIFYRIEDEVVRIVRILYSRRDFVRVLFGEKSK, via the coding sequence ATGTTTGAGATAAAGATTGCTCCGCAAGCGGCAGCAGATTTACTTGAAATTAAAGATTATATAGAGAATGAACTTCAAAATCCCATTGCTGCACATAATACCATTTCAAAAATTATAGAAACTTATGAAAATCTGACGACTTTTCAAAATGTAGGGATACCTGTGGAAAAATATGTTTCGTTTCCTACCGATTATAAGTTTGTGCTTGCAAATAATTATTCAATATTTTATAGAATTGAAGACGAAGTTGTAAGAATTGTAAGGATTTTGTATTCAAGAAGAGATTTTGTTCGTGTTTTGTTTGGTGAGAAGAGTAAATAG
- a CDS encoding type II toxin-antitoxin system prevent-host-death family antitoxin has product MIAIKPVSDLRNYNEVLQDVADESPVFLTKNGRGCYAVISIRDYEKLTATKTLFSELKKGEESALQNGWLDTTQVRKMAGL; this is encoded by the coding sequence ATGATTGCGATAAAACCTGTTTCCGATTTGCGTAATTATAATGAAGTTTTGCAGGATGTTGCTGATGAATCTCCGGTTTTTCTTACTAAAAATGGCAGGGGGTGTTATGCGGTAATTTCCATAAGAGATTACGAAAAATTGACGGCTACGAAAACTCTTTTTTCTGAATTGAAGAAAGGTGAAGAATCTGCTTTGCAAAACGGATGGCTGGACACAACACAAGTCAGAAAAATGGCAGGACTTTGA
- a CDS encoding PmeII family type II restriction endonuclease, which yields MYHSNILTAEQIVCGFLNAHISSNEETIFGDWLEGFALFINSKVYGGYKSGIQGIDLEFDYNNTRYIVSIKSGPNWGNSSQIKKMITDFKTAKKTLRTSNSQLHIVAVNGCCYGKEKNYDKGDYFKYCGQQFWEFISGDENLYIDIIEPLGFKAKEKSDEFMQSYTQMINKFTGEFIQNYCLSSGEIDWNKIIKFNSARET from the coding sequence TTGTATCACTCCAATATTTTAACTGCTGAACAGATTGTATGCGGATTTTTAAATGCTCATATTTCTTCAAATGAAGAAACGATATTTGGTGATTGGCTTGAAGGTTTTGCACTCTTTATTAACTCTAAAGTGTACGGTGGTTATAAATCCGGTATACAAGGTATTGATCTTGAATTTGATTATAACAATACACGTTATATTGTCAGTATAAAATCGGGGCCCAATTGGGGTAACAGTTCTCAAATTAAGAAAATGATTACCGATTTTAAAACAGCTAAAAAAACATTACGGACAAGTAATTCTCAACTACATATTGTAGCAGTGAACGGTTGCTGTTACGGTAAAGAAAAGAATTATGATAAAGGTGATTATTTTAAGTACTGCGGTCAACAATTTTGGGAGTTTATTTCAGGAGATGAAAATTTATATATTGATATCATTGAACCGTTAGGATTTAAAGCAAAAGAAAAGAGCGATGAGTTTATGCAGTCATATACACAGATGATAAATAAATTCACTGGAGAATTTATTCAAAACTATTGTTTATCTTCCGGTGAAATCGACTGGAATAAAATAATAAAATTTAATTCTGCAAGAGAAACATAA
- a CDS encoding transposase: MKRYDENFKIEALKLSDEIGVKKACEQLNVNYGTLAGWRKQRVKKNKEGKSTDADIQRENSRLKKEIAELKSANEILKDALSFFVQDRKK; encoded by the coding sequence ATGAAACGGTACGATGAGAACTTTAAAATCGAGGCATTGAAGCTGTCGGACGAGATCGGAGTCAAGAAGGCATGTGAACAGCTTAATGTGAACTACGGAACATTAGCGGGCTGGAGAAAACAGCGGGTAAAGAAAAACAAAGAAGGAAAAAGTACAGATGCTGATATTCAAAGAGAGAACAGCCGCCTCAAGAAAGAAATAGCCGAGCTTAAAAGTGCAAATGAGATACTCAAGGATGCACTCAGTTTTTTCGTTCAAGACCGGAAGAAATAG
- a CDS encoding IS3 family transposase: MHHRSAEKQFSARMLCAILSVSESGFYKWKRNRKKVKAWQKLLAQMHEILEEDEENKNYGVRRMQIALEQRGIKRSLSTVRRVMARGNLLHEGRKSPDGLTKADKKALRPQNIIKQDFRAQEPLRKLLTDITQILCKDGKLYVSPLFGCYNGEIISLVMDTNMKKELCIKTITEAYKNFDIPSGAIIHSDSGSQYTSGEYKKTL; encoded by the coding sequence ATCCATCACCGTAGTGCTGAAAAGCAGTTTTCAGCACGGATGCTGTGCGCTATTCTTTCGGTCAGCGAAAGTGGTTTTTATAAATGGAAGAGAAACAGGAAAAAGGTGAAAGCATGGCAGAAACTGCTCGCTCAAATGCATGAGATTCTTGAAGAGGATGAAGAAAACAAGAACTATGGAGTGAGGCGTATGCAGATAGCACTTGAACAACGGGGCATTAAGCGTTCATTGTCGACAGTAAGACGAGTGATGGCACGAGGAAATCTGCTGCATGAAGGCAGAAAAAGCCCTGACGGTCTTACAAAAGCCGACAAAAAGGCTCTGAGACCGCAGAATATCATCAAGCAAGACTTTAGAGCACAAGAACCTTTGAGAAAACTGCTAACGGATATCACGCAGATACTGTGCAAGGACGGAAAACTGTATGTGTCGCCGCTTTTTGGCTGCTATAATGGAGAGATCATTTCTCTTGTAATGGACACAAACATGAAAAAGGAACTATGTATAAAAACGATAACGGAGGCATACAAGAATTTTGATATACCAAGTGGAGCGATAATTCATAGTGACTCTGGAAGCCAGTATACAAGCGGCGAGTACAAAAAGACGCTCTGA
- a CDS encoding IS3 family transposase, whose translation MSGVGKCWDNARMESWFATLKKEKIYQLDTTKLTVEEVKTIVWRYTFAYYNTKRVTTVNPDGLPPLVYRKTAAKKSAA comes from the coding sequence ATGAGCGGAGTTGGCAAATGCTGGGATAATGCCCGGATGGAAAGCTGGTTTGCGACGCTGAAAAAGGAAAAGATATACCAGCTTGATACGACAAAACTGACCGTGGAGGAAGTCAAGACAATCGTCTGGAGATACACGTTTGCTTATTACAACACCAAGCGTGTAACGACGGTAAATCCTGATGGCTTACCTCCACTGGTATACAGGAAAACAGCAGCTAAAAAAAGTGCTGCTTAA
- a CDS encoding PmeII family type II restriction endonuclease, translating into MGNLNIDDVRMYVEKHIGDFHKKRISSLDNLKLSTVLKRKNPYLFKAKNME; encoded by the coding sequence ATGGGTAATTTGAACATAGATGATGTAAGAATGTATGTTGAAAAGCATATTGGTGATTTTCATAAAAAAAGAATCAGCAGTTTGGATAATCTAAAACTATCGACAGTCTTAAAAAGAAAAAATCCGTATCTTTTTAAAGCAAAAAATATGGAATAG
- a CDS encoding DNA-methyltransferase, with protein MIATNILSGDCLEKLKELPNSSVDLIITSPPYADQRKNTYGGIKPEKYVSWFLPIAAELFRVLKNDGTFILNIKEKVQNGERSTYVLELILEMKRQGWLWTEEFIWHKKNCYPGKWPNRFRDAWERLLQFNKIKKFNMYQEAVMVPMGDWAKNRLKNLSEVDKIRDNSKVGSGFGKNISNWLERDMAYPTNVLHLATECGNKNHSAAFPESLPEWFIKLFTQEYDTVLDPFMGSGTTVFVANRMNRHAIGIDIVDEYCRKVQKQINQQEMMLFEGQVNYG; from the coding sequence ATGATAGCAACAAATATATTATCAGGAGATTGTCTTGAAAAACTAAAAGAATTACCCAACTCTTCTGTAGATCTTATTATTACCTCTCCCCCTTATGCCGATCAGAGGAAAAATACTTATGGCGGTATAAAACCGGAGAAATATGTATCATGGTTTCTTCCGATTGCAGCGGAGCTTTTTAGAGTTTTGAAAAATGATGGCACTTTCATTCTCAATATAAAAGAAAAAGTACAAAACGGGGAACGTAGTACGTATGTTCTTGAATTAATTTTGGAAATGAAAAGGCAAGGTTGGTTATGGACAGAAGAATTTATTTGGCATAAAAAAAACTGTTATCCAGGAAAATGGCCGAATAGGTTTAGAGATGCATGGGAACGTTTGTTACAATTCAATAAAATAAAAAAATTTAATATGTATCAAGAAGCCGTAATGGTTCCTATGGGAGATTGGGCAAAAAATAGGCTTAAAAATTTATCGGAAGTAGATAAAATTAGGGACAATTCAAAAGTTGGCAGCGGTTTCGGAAAAAATATTTCAAATTGGCTTGAAAGAGATATGGCATATCCGACTAATGTTCTTCATTTAGCCACTGAATGCGGTAACAAAAACCATAGTGCTGCATTTCCTGAAAGTTTGCCTGAATGGTTTATAAAATTATTTACTCAAGAATATGACACGGTTTTAGATCCTTTTATGGGATCTGGTACGACGGTCTTTGTTGCAAACCGTATGAATCGTCATGCGATAGGGATTGATATTGTAGATGAATATTGTAGGAAGGTACAAAAGCAAATTAATCAACAAGAAATGATGTTATTTGAAGGTCAGGTTAACTATGGGTAA
- a CDS encoding MAE_28990/MAE_18760 family HEPN-like nuclease, protein MNLEQLQDKIDRIIAWRKKELSYLLENAETSKGFSQSVAIRTGYVLTYAHFEGAIKELATLYIQYVSSQKIELNKLTMNFMLISIKEHDLKLLSETTKIKSRAKVIEDILNLRKSKEIPYKKIINTESNLKAEVFQNILNTINFEESKYELNYKFIDTVLLNTRNNIAHGSVLERTCDIEQFKECCSKVHKLITDFSEDVYNYAVEKKYMSIVEKKSNCGEVSRVS, encoded by the coding sequence ATGAATTTAGAACAATTGCAAGATAAAATAGATAGAATAATCGCTTGGAGAAAAAAAGAACTCAGCTACTTATTAGAAAATGCGGAAACCTCAAAGGGGTTTTCTCAATCTGTTGCTATACGGACTGGATATGTTCTAACGTATGCACACTTTGAAGGAGCGATAAAAGAGTTAGCAACATTATATATACAATATGTTTCCAGTCAAAAAATCGAATTAAATAAGCTTACAATGAATTTCATGCTCATAAGTATAAAAGAACATGATTTAAAACTTTTATCAGAAACAACTAAAATTAAATCACGAGCGAAAGTAATTGAAGATATTTTAAATTTAAGGAAATCAAAAGAAATTCCATATAAAAAAATAATTAATACAGAAAGTAATTTAAAAGCTGAAGTCTTTCAAAATATCTTAAATACTATAAATTTTGAAGAATCAAAATATGAATTGAATTATAAGTTTATAGATACAGTATTATTAAATACAAGAAATAATATTGCTCATGGTAGTGTCTTGGAAAGAACTTGTGATATAGAGCAATTTAAAGAATGCTGCTCAAAAGTACATAAACTAATTACTGATTTTTCGGAAGATGTGTACAATTATGCAGTAGAAAAAAAATATATGAGTATAGTTGAAAAAAAAAGTAATTGCGGTGAAGTAAGCAGAGTTAGCTAA